In Lysobacter firmicutimachus, one genomic interval encodes:
- a CDS encoding GGDEF domain-containing protein, which translates to MGKPWRRGWQTLWALLAMWVAAIASAQSPGLSSSDRPAFRAPAFSLARLAQDPVPARVLAGEFDGAFEAVSGSEIAAPRRQPIWWRIRVLGELSADAAPQLVVSRPYRREVELWRPGDAVPLRRSIYGPDTDFDHSTRFVVFPLPQGLRQGDVLYLRLMTVDVLPSKVTIQPLAEVHREDMLHVGLRSVVLTAMGVAAVLAFGFWAGLRERGYAYLGLTLVLQILTLTADGGEMRAVPWLSEIAPDGRTNVVLNTAAVLASIRFLIFFLGLRTTQPRVARILDYCSISLGALLVVSVFRTWKHSALYGNLNLLVVIALVLYCTAVATWRRQREAYFLLLAWTPLMALLVVLVGANHQWWPEYAWLEYAFPVGLALGGLGLLLGLTSKLQQLRRDRDTANRLATYDSLTGAMTRAAISQSLRGAVDSAHRSHRPLSVVFFDIDHFKRINDEHGHRVGDETLRIVSLRTRNRLRAYDLFGRYGGDEVLVVLADTQLRDAVRVAEHLRESVSGSPLSIDGRLLPVSLSLGVAELLPGETPEQLLERADAALYASKSAGRDRVTGHATEPVETEAVS; encoded by the coding sequence ATGGGGAAACCCTGGCGTCGGGGCTGGCAGACCCTGTGGGCTCTGCTGGCGATGTGGGTGGCGGCGATCGCGTCGGCGCAATCCCCGGGGCTGTCCTCGTCCGACCGTCCGGCCTTCCGTGCGCCTGCGTTCAGCCTCGCCCGGCTGGCCCAGGACCCCGTGCCGGCGCGCGTGCTAGCCGGCGAGTTCGACGGCGCCTTCGAGGCCGTGTCCGGCAGCGAGATCGCCGCGCCGCGGCGACAGCCGATCTGGTGGCGGATCAGGGTGCTCGGCGAATTGAGCGCCGATGCCGCGCCGCAACTGGTGGTCAGCCGGCCGTACCGGCGCGAGGTCGAGCTGTGGCGCCCGGGCGACGCCGTGCCGCTGCGCCGCTCGATCTACGGGCCCGACACCGACTTCGATCATTCCACCCGCTTCGTGGTGTTTCCGCTGCCGCAGGGACTGCGCCAGGGCGATGTGCTGTACCTGCGTCTGATGACAGTCGACGTGCTGCCGTCCAAGGTGACGATCCAGCCGCTGGCCGAGGTCCATCGCGAGGACATGCTGCACGTCGGTCTGCGCAGCGTGGTGCTGACCGCGATGGGCGTGGCTGCGGTGCTGGCGTTCGGGTTCTGGGCCGGCCTGCGCGAGCGCGGCTACGCCTACCTCGGCCTGACCCTGGTGCTGCAGATCCTGACCCTGACCGCCGACGGCGGCGAGATGCGCGCGGTGCCGTGGTTGAGCGAGATCGCTCCGGACGGGCGCACCAACGTCGTGCTCAACACCGCCGCGGTGCTGGCCAGCATCCGTTTCCTGATCTTCTTCCTCGGCCTGCGCACCACCCAGCCGCGGGTCGCGCGCATCCTCGACTACTGCAGTATTTCCCTGGGCGCGCTGCTGGTGGTGTCGGTGTTCCGCACCTGGAAGCACAGTGCGCTGTACGGCAATCTCAACTTGTTGGTGGTGATCGCGCTGGTGCTGTACTGCACCGCGGTCGCGACCTGGCGCCGGCAACGCGAGGCCTATTTCCTGTTGCTGGCCTGGACCCCGCTGATGGCGCTGCTGGTGGTGCTGGTCGGCGCCAATCACCAGTGGTGGCCGGAATACGCCTGGCTCGAGTACGCCTTCCCGGTCGGCCTGGCCCTGGGCGGGCTCGGCCTGCTGCTGGGCCTGACCTCGAAACTGCAGCAGTTGCGCCGCGACCGCGACACCGCCAACCGGCTCGCCACCTACGACAGCCTGACCGGGGCCATGACCCGTGCGGCGATCTCGCAAAGCCTGCGCGGCGCGGTCGACAGTGCGCATCGCTCGCACCGGCCGCTGTCGGTGGTGTTCTTCGACATCGACCACTTCAAGCGGATCAACGACGAGCACGGCCACCGGGTCGGCGACGAAACCCTGCGCATCGTCTCGCTGCGTACCCGCAACCGCCTGCGCGCCTACGACCTGTTCGGCCGCTACGGCGGCGACGAGGTGTTGGTTGTGCTGGCCGACACGCAACTGCGCGATGCGGTGCGGGTCGCCGAGCATCTGCGCGAGTCGGTCAGCGGCAGCCCGCTGTCGATCGACGGCCGCCTGTTGCCGGTCAGCCTGAGCCTGGGCGTGGCCGAGCTGTTGCCCGGCGAGACGCCGGAGCAGTTGCTCGAGCGCGCGGACGCCGCGCTGTACGCCAGCAAGTCGGCCGGGCGCGACCGGGTCACCGGGCATGCCACCGAGCCGGTCGAGACCGAGGCGGTGTCGTGA
- a CDS encoding M23 family metallopeptidase: MSRGPAAVLAACLAAAAPSAAAPAQDTAPAPARADTRIVFPEAVQQGAMVIGKVPPGSTVRYAGRSLRSTGYGSVVFGVGRDAAGPLEVQVETAPGRVETVRIAVTPRDFPTEYIQGVPPKTVNPPPEIAARIQREQAEVVAARVRDDDRADFAQAFAWPVRGRISGRFGNQRVYNGQKGSGHSGMDIAAPNGTPILAPAAGVISFAKPGLYLTGGTVVLDHGHGISSNFLHLSRIDVNVGDRIAQGQTIGAVGATGRATGPHLHWGMNWFDVRIDPQLVLERGDAVRATKAPAAP, from the coding sequence ATGAGCCGCGGCCCCGCCGCCGTCCTGGCGGCGTGCCTGGCGGCGGCCGCTCCGAGCGCCGCCGCGCCGGCCCAGGACACCGCACCGGCGCCGGCGCGCGCCGATACGCGCATCGTGTTCCCCGAGGCCGTGCAGCAGGGCGCGATGGTGATCGGCAAGGTGCCGCCCGGCAGCACGGTGCGCTACGCCGGGCGCAGCCTGCGCAGCACCGGCTACGGCTCGGTGGTGTTCGGCGTCGGCCGCGACGCGGCCGGCCCGCTCGAGGTCCAGGTCGAAACCGCGCCCGGCCGGGTCGAGACCGTGCGCATCGCGGTGACGCCGCGCGACTTCCCGACCGAGTACATCCAGGGCGTGCCGCCGAAAACGGTCAACCCGCCGCCCGAGATCGCCGCGCGGATCCAGCGCGAACAGGCCGAAGTGGTGGCCGCGCGGGTACGCGACGACGACCGCGCCGACTTCGCCCAGGCCTTCGCCTGGCCGGTGCGCGGTCGGATCAGCGGCCGTTTCGGCAATCAGCGCGTCTACAACGGCCAGAAAGGCTCCGGCCATTCCGGTATGGACATCGCCGCGCCGAACGGCACCCCGATCCTGGCCCCGGCCGCGGGCGTGATCAGCTTCGCCAAGCCCGGCCTGTACCTGACCGGCGGTACCGTGGTGCTCGACCACGGCCACGGCATCAGCTCGAACTTCCTGCATCTGTCGCGCATCGACGTCAACGTCGGCGATCGCATCGCCCAGGGCCAGACCATCGGCGCGGTCGGTGCGACCGGTCGTGCGACCGGGCCGCACCTGCACTGGGGCATGAATTGGTTCGACGTGCGCATCGATCCGCAGTTGGTGCTCGAACGCGGCGATGCGGTGCGCGCGACGAAGGCGCCGGCGGCGCCCTGA
- a CDS encoding dihydroorotase has product MSSTLIVNARLVNEGREYDGDLRIENGRIAQIGAGLDARGNETVVDAAGRRLLPGMIDDQVHFREPGLEYKADMATESAAAVAGGLTTFMDMPNTQPPTLDSAALEDKYRRAAGRAWGNYGFYLGASNDNLAAIQSLDPRTAPGVKVFMGASTGNMLVDDPVTLDAIFRDVPTPIITHCEDTPMIDAELARYKAQYGDDIPARFHPDIRSREACKKSTELAISLARKHGTRLHVLHISTADELALFQAGPIEGKRITAETCIHFLRFDRDDYEKLGHLIKCNPAIKDPADREALIRAVAEDVIDVLATDHAPHTLEEKARPYTGAPSGLPLVQFALNAALELVHEGRLSTAQVVDKFAHAPAKLFDVEHRGFLREGYFADLVLIDDAPYTVRREDVLSKCGWSPFEGRTFHSRIASTWVNGALAWDGKALVGAPNGQRLAFAR; this is encoded by the coding sequence ATGTCATCGACACTGATCGTCAACGCCCGGCTGGTCAACGAAGGCCGCGAATACGACGGCGACCTGCGCATCGAGAACGGCCGCATCGCCCAGATCGGCGCCGGCCTGGATGCGCGCGGCAACGAAACCGTGGTCGACGCGGCCGGCCGCCGCCTGCTGCCGGGCATGATCGACGACCAGGTCCATTTCCGCGAACCCGGCCTGGAATACAAGGCCGACATGGCCACCGAGTCGGCCGCGGCCGTGGCCGGCGGGCTGACCACGTTCATGGACATGCCCAACACCCAGCCGCCGACCCTGGACTCGGCGGCGCTGGAGGACAAGTACCGCCGCGCCGCCGGGCGCGCCTGGGGCAATTACGGCTTCTATCTCGGCGCCAGCAACGACAACCTGGCCGCGATCCAGTCGCTGGATCCGCGCACCGCGCCGGGCGTGAAAGTGTTCATGGGCGCTTCGACCGGCAACATGCTGGTCGACGATCCGGTCACCCTCGACGCGATTTTCCGCGACGTGCCGACGCCGATCATCACCCATTGCGAAGACACGCCGATGATCGATGCCGAGCTGGCGCGCTACAAGGCGCAGTACGGCGACGACATCCCGGCGCGCTTCCACCCCGACATCCGCTCGCGCGAAGCCTGCAAGAAATCGACCGAGCTGGCGATTTCGCTGGCGCGCAAGCACGGCACCCGCCTGCACGTGCTGCACATCAGCACCGCCGACGAACTGGCCCTGTTCCAGGCCGGCCCGATCGAGGGCAAGCGCATCACCGCCGAGACCTGCATCCACTTCCTGCGCTTCGACCGCGACGACTACGAGAAGCTCGGCCACCTGATCAAGTGCAATCCGGCGATCAAGGACCCGGCCGACCGCGAGGCGCTGATCCGCGCCGTGGCCGAGGACGTGATCGACGTGCTCGCCACCGATCACGCGCCGCATACGCTGGAAGAGAAGGCGCGACCCTACACCGGCGCGCCCAGCGGCCTGCCGCTGGTCCAGTTCGCGCTCAACGCCGCGCTGGAACTGGTTCACGAAGGCCGCCTGAGCACCGCCCAGGTGGTCGACAAGTTCGCCCACGCTCCGGCCAAGCTGTTCGATGTCGAACACCGCGGCTTCCTGCGCGAAGGCTACTTCGCCGACCTGGTGCTGATCGACGACGCGCCGTACACGGTGCGGCGCGAGGACGTGCTGTCCAAGTGCGGCTGGTCGCCGTTCGAAGGCCGCACCTTCCACAGCCGCATCGCCTCGACCTGGGTCAACGGCGCGCTGGCCTGGGACGGCAAGGCCCTGGTCGGCGCACCGAACGGGCAACGTCTGGCGTTCGCCCGATGA
- the yidD gene encoding membrane protein insertion efficiency factor YidD has translation MIDRLLIALLRGYKRWISPMLGQRCRFYPSCSAYSMEAIDRFGAFRGSWLTLRRLARCHPLHPGGHDPVPPLDSGKHTCHRH, from the coding sequence GTGATCGACCGCCTTCTCATCGCCCTGCTTCGCGGCTACAAGCGTTGGATCAGTCCGATGCTGGGCCAGCGTTGCCGTTTCTACCCCAGTTGCTCGGCCTATTCGATGGAGGCGATCGACCGCTTCGGCGCGTTCAGGGGCAGCTGGCTGACGCTGCGACGCCTGGCGCGCTGCCATCCCCTGCACCCCGGCGGCCACGATCCCGTGCCGCCCTTGGACTCCGGAAAACACACATGTCATCGACACTGA
- the dksA gene encoding RNA polymerase-binding protein DksA: MAVKKPAKKAAQAAKKTVKPAAKKAAKPAPKKAASKAAKPAAKKATVKKAVAKSTASKPAAKKAAVAKKAAPAKAPAAKKPAPKPAPAAKKAPSAAAKKPAPGKAGGTNKPELKKVEAKKPEAVKPAAKPAAPPPAPQAAAKAPPAAQVDSTSDRSKNTVTQTASSKTSASKPASTAASAPRPAGKVAVAVTAKQAAPAPKTKVKVVAYKNDPATGRPIVPDGYKPTSDEEYMSPLQLEYFRQRLLQWRADLVEESKQTIENLKDEVRDVGDEAERATRETENSLELRTRDRYRKLISKIDSTLKRVDSGDYGFCVDTGEEIGLERLEARLTAERTIDAQERWEHLQKQMGD, from the coding sequence GTGGCAGTGAAAAAACCTGCGAAGAAGGCCGCCCAGGCCGCCAAGAAGACCGTCAAGCCGGCTGCGAAGAAGGCGGCCAAGCCTGCGCCCAAAAAGGCGGCGAGCAAGGCTGCCAAACCGGCAGCGAAGAAGGCGACGGTCAAGAAGGCCGTAGCGAAATCCACGGCGAGCAAACCGGCGGCCAAGAAGGCCGCAGTCGCGAAGAAGGCGGCGCCCGCCAAGGCGCCCGCGGCGAAGAAACCGGCCCCCAAGCCGGCGCCCGCCGCGAAGAAAGCGCCGTCCGCGGCGGCAAAAAAACCCGCACCCGGCAAGGCCGGCGGAACGAACAAGCCCGAGCTTAAAAAAGTTGAAGCGAAAAAGCCCGAAGCTGTGAAGCCCGCAGCCAAGCCGGCTGCCCCACCGCCCGCGCCGCAGGCCGCCGCCAAGGCTCCCCCTGCAGCGCAGGTCGACAGCACCTCCGACCGAAGCAAGAACACAGTGACCCAGACAGCATCCAGCAAAACATCCGCGAGCAAGCCCGCGAGTACGGCCGCCTCGGCGCCGCGCCCGGCCGGCAAGGTCGCCGTCGCCGTGACCGCCAAGCAGGCGGCGCCGGCGCCGAAGACCAAGGTCAAGGTCGTGGCGTACAAGAACGACCCGGCGACCGGCCGGCCGATCGTTCCGGACGGCTACAAGCCGACCTCCGACGAGGAGTACATGAGTCCGCTGCAGCTGGAGTATTTCCGCCAGCGTCTGCTGCAGTGGCGCGCCGATCTGGTCGAGGAGTCCAAGCAGACCATCGAGAACCTCAAGGATGAAGTGCGCGACGTCGGCGACGAGGCCGAGCGCGCCACCCGCGAGACCGAGAACTCGCTCGAGCTGCGTACCCGCGACCGCTATCGCAAGTTGATCAGCAAGATCGACAGCACGCTCAAGCGGGTCGATTCCGGCGACTACGGCTTCTGCGTCGATACCGGCGAAGAAATCGGCCTGGAGCGCCTGGAAGCGCGCCTGACCGCCGAGCGCACCATCGACGCCCAGGAGCGTTGGGAGCATCTGCAGAAGCAGATGGGCGACTGA
- a CDS encoding nucleoside deaminase, with protein MSTDAADLDFLREAVALARANIAAGGRPFGALVVRDGAVLARAANAIHASGDPTAHAELLAIRAAAQALGVPRLDGCTVYASGQPCPMCLAAMHLCGVAAVHFAYSNDDAAAFGLSTAAVYAQMALPPAQQSLPVRPLRPPGEEGLYREWAQQRG; from the coding sequence ATGTCCACCGATGCCGCCGACCTGGACTTCCTCCGCGAGGCCGTGGCCTTGGCCCGCGCCAACATCGCGGCCGGCGGGCGCCCGTTCGGGGCGCTGGTGGTGCGCGACGGCGCGGTGCTGGCGCGCGCCGCCAACGCCATCCACGCCAGCGGCGACCCCACCGCACATGCCGAACTGCTGGCGATCCGCGCCGCCGCGCAAGCCCTGGGCGTGCCGCGCCTGGACGGCTGCACGGTCTACGCCAGCGGCCAGCCCTGTCCAATGTGCCTGGCGGCGATGCATCTGTGCGGCGTGGCCGCGGTGCATTTCGCCTATTCCAACGACGACGCGGCGGCGTTCGGCCTGTCCACCGCCGCGGTCTATGCGCAGATGGCGCTGCCGCCCGCGCAGCAGTCCTTGCCGGTGCGGCCGTTGCGCCCGCCGGGCGAGGAGGGGCTGTACCGGGAATGGGCGCAGCAGCGCGGCTGA
- a CDS encoding MFS transporter: protein MLRNPGFAGLLVYRLLGMLSYQIVAVTVGWHVYELTRDPFALGLIGLAEVVPYFCFALFAGYAVDHLPRRKLGLFACLGLVATTALLAGVASGALPAGGFGFATATIYAAIALNGVVRAFLGPVYTSLFARVLPREHYARGAGVSSVVMQTGLVLGPALGGALVAWGGKTSAYLVAAGFAVAAAIAIITLRVTEPPAPSERAPVFKSIGEGLRFVFNHQVVLGAQALDMFSVLFGGAVALLPAFIHDVLHYGPEALGVLRAAPAAGAVLVGLWLARHPPQKHAGRLLLYAVAGFGLCIIGFALSRQFWLSALMLMLSGMCDGVSVVLRSTILQLSTPDEMRGRVSSINGIFIGSSNELGAFESGVAARLLGLVPSLIFGGCMTLAVVAATAKLAPKLRRLDLRDLQ from the coding sequence CTGCTGCGCAACCCCGGTTTCGCCGGCCTGCTGGTGTACCGGCTGCTGGGCATGCTGTCGTACCAGATCGTCGCGGTCACGGTCGGCTGGCACGTCTACGAACTGACCCGCGATCCCTTCGCCCTGGGCCTGATCGGCCTGGCCGAAGTCGTGCCCTATTTCTGCTTCGCCCTGTTCGCCGGCTACGCGGTCGATCATCTGCCGCGGCGCAAGCTCGGCCTGTTCGCCTGCCTCGGCCTGGTCGCGACCACCGCGTTGCTGGCCGGGGTCGCCTCCGGCGCGCTGCCGGCCGGCGGATTCGGCTTCGCCACCGCGACCATCTACGCGGCGATCGCGCTCAACGGCGTGGTCCGCGCCTTCCTGGGGCCGGTGTACACGTCGCTGTTCGCGCGCGTGCTCCCGCGCGAGCATTACGCGCGCGGCGCGGGAGTCAGCAGCGTGGTCATGCAGACCGGACTGGTGCTGGGCCCGGCGCTGGGCGGCGCGCTGGTGGCCTGGGGCGGCAAGACCTCGGCCTACCTGGTCGCGGCCGGCTTCGCCGTCGCCGCGGCGATCGCGATCATCACCCTGCGCGTGACCGAACCGCCGGCGCCGAGCGAACGCGCGCCGGTGTTCAAGAGCATCGGCGAGGGCCTGCGTTTCGTGTTCAATCACCAAGTCGTGCTCGGCGCGCAGGCGCTGGACATGTTCTCGGTGCTGTTCGGCGGCGCGGTCGCGCTGTTGCCGGCCTTCATCCACGATGTGCTGCACTATGGTCCCGAAGCGCTGGGCGTGCTGCGCGCGGCGCCGGCCGCCGGCGCGGTGCTGGTCGGTCTGTGGCTGGCCCGGCATCCGCCGCAGAAGCACGCCGGGCGCCTGCTGCTGTACGCGGTGGCCGGCTTCGGCCTGTGCATCATCGGCTTCGCCCTGTCGCGCCAGTTCTGGCTGTCGGCGCTGATGCTGATGCTCTCGGGCATGTGCGACGGCGTGTCGGTGGTGCTGCGCTCGACCATCCTGCAGTTGTCGACGCCGGACGAGATGCGCGGCCGGGTGTCGTCGATCAACGGCATCTTCATCGGCTCATCGAACGAGCTCGGCGCGTTCGAGTCCGGCGTCGCCGCCCGCCTGCTGGGCCTGGTGCCGTCGCTGATCTTCGGCGGCTGCATGACCCTGGCGGTGGTCGCCGCGACCGCGAAGCTGGCGCCCAAGCTGCGCCGGCTCGACTTGCGCGACCTGCAATAG
- a CDS encoding SufE family protein, whose protein sequence is MNAAALPASPFPLEPSAAQAQAAIRDEFAFFGDWSERYQYLIDLGRKLPDLPQAYKTEEHRLLGCQSMVWIAVEGDAQRLDFHAISDSAIVSGLIYLALRVYSGRSANEIVATSADYIADIGLAKHLSPTRSNGLAALLAFIREQAQRRL, encoded by the coding sequence ATGAACGCTGCCGCCCTCCCCGCTTCCCCGTTTCCGCTCGAACCCAGCGCCGCTCAGGCCCAGGCCGCGATCCGCGACGAATTCGCCTTCTTCGGCGACTGGTCCGAACGCTACCAGTACCTGATCGACCTCGGCCGCAAGTTGCCGGACCTGCCGCAGGCCTACAAGACCGAAGAGCACCGCCTGCTCGGCTGCCAGTCGATGGTCTGGATCGCGGTCGAGGGCGACGCGCAACGCCTGGATTTCCATGCAATCAGCGATTCGGCGATCGTCTCCGGCCTGATCTACCTGGCCCTGCGGGTCTATTCCGGGCGCAGCGCGAACGAGATCGTCGCCACGTCGGCCGATTACATCGCCGACATCGGCCTGGCCAAGCACCTGTCGCCGACCCGTAGCAACGGCCTGGCCGCGCTGCTGGCCTTCATCCGCGAGCAGGCGCAACGGCGCCTGTGA
- the cysS gene encoding cysteine--tRNA ligase — protein MSLHLYNSLSRQVEAFVPLDPARPTMYLCGPTVYNYAHIGNARGPVVFGVLAEALRRRYGALAFARNITDVDDKINAAAAEQGVPISVITEHYAAIYRQDMGALGVRLPDLEPAATAHIGQIVSMIERLIATGHAYEAEGHVLFAIQSFPEYGKLSRRDIDDMRAGARIEVAPYKRDPGDFVLWKPSGADLPGWDSPWGRGRPGWHIECSAMAAAHLGETIDIHAGGNDLMFPHHENEIAQSECAHGGKVFARFWLHNGMLNFDGEKMAKSRGNIETVHELLEKHPAEALRYALLTAHYRQPLDWSNKLIEQCARTLDRLYGTLRDLAGVEAEPVRIPAEIERILDDDLGTPQALAEIARIAAEARKATDPAEQARLKRDLLGAGLALGLLQQDPAAWFAGADGDQDDERIQALVEERSAAKKARDFARADAIRQQLADENILLEDTPQGVRWVRKRPELNTEETGS, from the coding sequence ATGAGCCTGCATCTCTACAACAGCCTGTCGCGACAGGTCGAAGCCTTCGTTCCGCTGGATCCGGCCCGCCCGACCATGTATCTGTGCGGCCCCACGGTCTACAACTACGCCCACATCGGCAACGCCCGCGGCCCGGTGGTGTTCGGCGTGCTGGCCGAGGCGCTGCGCCGGCGCTACGGCGCGCTGGCCTTCGCCCGCAACATCACCGACGTCGACGACAAGATCAACGCGGCCGCGGCCGAGCAAGGGGTGCCGATCTCGGTCATCACCGAGCACTACGCCGCGATCTACCGCCAGGACATGGGCGCGCTCGGCGTGCGCCTGCCGGACCTGGAGCCGGCCGCGACCGCGCACATCGGCCAGATCGTGAGCATGATCGAGCGCCTGATCGCCACCGGTCACGCCTATGAGGCCGAAGGCCACGTGCTGTTCGCGATCCAGAGCTTCCCCGAGTACGGCAAGCTTTCGCGCCGCGACATCGACGACATGCGCGCCGGCGCACGGATCGAAGTCGCGCCGTACAAGCGCGATCCGGGCGATTTCGTGTTGTGGAAGCCCTCCGGCGCCGACCTGCCCGGCTGGGACTCGCCCTGGGGCCGCGGCCGTCCGGGCTGGCACATCGAATGCTCGGCGATGGCCGCCGCCCATTTGGGCGAGACCATCGACATCCATGCCGGCGGCAACGATCTGATGTTCCCGCACCACGAGAACGAGATCGCGCAGAGCGAATGCGCGCACGGCGGCAAGGTGTTCGCGCGGTTCTGGCTGCACAACGGGATGCTGAACTTCGACGGCGAGAAGATGGCCAAGTCGCGCGGCAACATCGAGACCGTGCACGAACTGCTGGAAAAGCACCCGGCCGAAGCGCTGCGCTACGCGCTGCTGACCGCCCACTACCGCCAGCCGCTGGATTGGTCGAACAAGCTGATCGAGCAGTGCGCGCGTACCCTCGACCGGCTGTACGGCACTCTGCGCGATCTGGCCGGCGTCGAAGCCGAGCCGGTACGCATCCCGGCCGAGATCGAGCGCATCCTCGACGACGACCTGGGCACGCCGCAGGCGCTGGCCGAGATCGCGCGCATCGCCGCCGAGGCGCGCAAGGCCACCGATCCGGCCGAGCAGGCGCGGCTCAAGCGCGACCTGCTCGGCGCCGGCCTGGCCCTGGGCCTGCTGCAGCAGGACCCGGCGGCCTGGTTCGCCGGCGCCGACGGCGACCAGGACGACGAGCGCATCCAGGCCCTGGTCGAGGAGCGCAGCGCGGCCAAGAAGGCGCGCGATTTCGCCCGCGCCGACGCGATCCGCCAGCAATTGGCCGACGAGAACATCCTGCTGGAAGACACGCCGCAGGGCGTGCGCTGGGTGCGCAAGCGCCCGGAACTCAACACCGAGGAAACCGGGTCCTGA
- a CDS encoding N-acetylornithine carbamoyltransferase gives MSRHFLNTQDWSRTDLDALLAQAAAFKRSKLGDQLRGKSIALVFFNPSMRTRTSFELGAFQLGGHAVVLQPGKDAWPIEFDLGTVMDGDTEEHIAEVARVLGRYVDLIGVRAFPKFVDWAYDREDIVLKSFAKYSPVPVINMETITHPCQELAHALALQERFGTTDLRGKKYVLTWTYHPKPLNTAVANSALTIATRLGMDVTLLCPTPEYVLDQRYMGWAEQNVAESGGSLTVSHDIDSAYAGADVVYAKSWGALPYFGNWGPEKPIRDQYKHFIVDEAKMALTNNGVFSHCLPLRRNVKATDAVMDSPNCIAIEEAENRLHVQKAIMAALAGGRN, from the coding sequence ATGTCCAGACACTTCCTCAACACCCAGGACTGGTCGCGCACCGACCTCGACGCGCTGCTGGCCCAGGCCGCGGCGTTCAAGCGCAGCAAGCTCGGCGACCAGTTGCGCGGCAAGTCGATCGCGCTGGTGTTCTTCAATCCGTCCATGCGTACCCGCACCAGCTTCGAGCTGGGCGCGTTCCAGCTCGGCGGCCATGCCGTGGTGTTGCAGCCGGGCAAGGACGCATGGCCGATCGAGTTCGACCTGGGCACGGTCATGGACGGCGATACCGAGGAGCACATCGCCGAAGTGGCGCGGGTGCTGGGCCGCTACGTCGACCTGATCGGCGTGCGTGCGTTCCCGAAGTTCGTCGATTGGGCCTACGACCGCGAAGACATCGTGCTCAAGTCCTTCGCCAAGTATTCGCCGGTGCCGGTCATCAACATGGAGACCATCACCCATCCCTGCCAGGAGCTGGCGCACGCGCTGGCGCTGCAGGAGCGCTTCGGCACCACCGACCTGCGCGGCAAGAAGTACGTGCTGACCTGGACCTACCACCCCAAGCCGCTCAACACCGCGGTCGCCAACTCGGCCCTGACCATCGCCACCCGCTTGGGGATGGACGTGACCCTGCTGTGCCCGACCCCGGAGTACGTGCTCGACCAGCGCTACATGGGCTGGGCCGAGCAGAACGTCGCCGAGAGCGGCGGCTCGCTGACCGTCAGCCACGACATCGACAGCGCCTACGCCGGCGCCGACGTGGTCTACGCCAAGAGCTGGGGCGCGCTGCCGTACTTCGGCAACTGGGGTCCGGAAAAGCCCATCCGCGACCAGTACAAGCACTTCATCGTCGACGAGGCGAAGATGGCGCTGACCAACAACGGCGTGTTCAGCCACTGCCTGCCGCTGCGCCGCAACGTCAAGGCCACCGACGCGGTGATGGATTCGCCGAACTGCATCGCGATCGAGGAGGCCGAGAACCGCCTGCACGTGCAGAAGGCGATCATGGCCGCCCTGGCGGGCGGCCGGAACTAG